The Geoglobus acetivorans genome window below encodes:
- a CDS encoding CARDB domain-containing protein translates to MGRIISFSIILILVSILFFQPVSALSDFHIKLVDHVDGYGKYIERTYPFEPGDYLRIYAQVEGVNHYRAYAVDFVYVVYDPEGYPVSGTVISKSGTDYTDRVYAVYELKIPEGWVTGKYKVVVYAFDVLNTTMVKNEYDNFLNELISKGEASIDLSKVSREDVDYVKKELYFTLVDNYDPRVYLFDSGLKAKILPEGMNNSLEFTVLNPNDEKIEFYVRLLIDGTPFSKQKVSLGPGSAERVEFTIPQLEIGDHTLEVVPDWDNTAELKTLPVFIPPYLFDRPVMVAKDGKGLIVLSSNNYVLGSGGVSGLDGKEPSFDMGAAYVMNRDNAAKMLSNILAYIWHNWENNGKNEMRIGLYYRSDSRAENVLPLLLDYIKKLNGAPVVYVGVLEDYELDKADIVFYVSDRPDLAPLAGYVENGGNVVLDITDYYWDGGEIVRDYGFSGDEFLFGSFYDLTSVNKTVSIKLKTELKLPPELKYSNLSVSDFLVAVGENVTISFDVKNEGGAGKAPVQVYVNNEPVYDEILDFYPAEQKHIVIGYTPQSEGSYRVTLDRSDLSKVFFAKNLTAQQNATATPPPEKEKPERENAGLLVAMAGLLAVLIIFRIYLRR, encoded by the coding sequence ATGGGGAGAATCATCTCGTTTTCCATAATTCTGATACTTGTCAGTATTTTGTTCTTCCAGCCCGTGTCTGCTCTCAGTGATTTTCATATAAAGCTCGTTGATCACGTTGATGGTTATGGCAAATACATAGAACGAACATACCCATTTGAACCAGGAGACTACCTGAGAATCTATGCTCAGGTAGAGGGAGTCAACCACTACAGAGCTTATGCGGTGGATTTCGTCTATGTTGTTTATGATCCCGAGGGGTATCCGGTTTCGGGAACGGTGATAAGCAAAAGCGGGACAGACTACACTGACAGAGTGTATGCCGTTTATGAGCTGAAAATTCCGGAGGGCTGGGTTACAGGAAAATACAAGGTTGTGGTGTATGCTTTCGACGTTCTGAATACAACAATGGTGAAGAACGAATATGATAACTTTTTGAATGAACTCATCTCGAAGGGTGAGGCAAGTATTGATCTTTCGAAAGTTAGCAGGGAGGATGTTGATTACGTCAAAAAAGAACTTTACTTCACTCTTGTAGACAACTATGATCCCCGGGTTTATCTTTTTGATTCCGGTTTAAAGGCAAAAATTCTTCCGGAAGGTATGAACAACTCACTTGAGTTCACAGTGCTCAACCCGAATGATGAGAAAATTGAATTTTATGTGAGGTTGCTTATTGATGGCACTCCTTTTTCTAAGCAGAAGGTCTCACTTGGCCCCGGTAGTGCAGAGAGAGTGGAGTTCACGATCCCGCAGCTTGAAATAGGAGATCACACTCTCGAAGTTGTTCCCGACTGGGACAATACTGCTGAGCTGAAGACTCTTCCAGTTTTCATTCCTCCCTATCTTTTTGATCGCCCCGTTATGGTTGCGAAGGATGGGAAAGGGTTGATTGTTCTATCGTCAAATAATTATGTTCTTGGGAGTGGAGGGGTAAGCGGTCTTGATGGCAAGGAACCATCATTTGACATGGGCGCTGCTTACGTCATGAACAGGGACAACGCTGCGAAGATGCTCAGCAACATCCTTGCATACATATGGCACAATTGGGAAAACAATGGCAAAAACGAGATGAGGATCGGTCTTTATTACAGGAGCGACAGCAGGGCTGAGAACGTGCTCCCATTGCTGCTGGATTACATCAAGAAACTGAACGGGGCACCGGTTGTGTATGTTGGTGTACTTGAGGATTACGAGCTCGACAAAGCCGATATTGTCTTTTATGTTTCCGACAGGCCAGATCTGGCTCCTCTCGCAGGTTATGTTGAGAATGGGGGGAATGTTGTTCTGGATATAACGGATTATTACTGGGATGGAGGCGAGATTGTACGGGATTACGGATTCAGCGGGGACGAGTTTCTTTTCGGCAGTTTTTACGATCTGACGAGTGTGAACAAAACGGTATCCATAAAGCTGAAAACTGAACTGAAATTGCCCCCCGAACTGAAGTACAGCAATCTGAGTGTCAGCGACTTTCTCGTGGCTGTGGGTGAGAATGTAACAATCTCATTCGACGTGAAGAACGAAGGTGGAGCCGGAAAAGCGCCGGTCCAGGTTTACGTCAATAACGAGCCCGTTTACGATGAAATCCTCGATTTCTACCCTGCGGAACAGAAACACATTGTTATCGGTTACACGCCCCAATCAGAGGGGTCGTACAGGGTTACGCTGGACAGAAGTGATCTGTCCAAGGTATTCTTTGCAAAGAACCTGACTGCCCAGCAGAATGCAACCGCAACACCACCTCCTGAAAAGGAAAAGCCCGAAAGGGAAAACGCAGGGTTGCTGGTAGCTATGGCCGGATTGCTGGCAGTTCTGATAATATTCAGGATCTATCTGAGAAGATGA
- a CDS encoding signal peptidase I produces the protein MIEIQLLILLSGFVIILFYNYSDEFRTKLSVRRVSRRVHEIEKRKMDARKRRLVVAAELVVFFVLIYFGLTMKVFWAAVISNSMSPTFERGDMVLFQSISVHPEPGDIVMFDRPDVMLPVTHRVLKVEGDLVYTGGDASGPDSSPVPLSKIKAEAVMIFGKPVVVKGVGNYFILDAKEMRDITPFGQEYYFYKKLIDLFRTYAIAIIVMGVAGYLYLTYRDLID, from the coding sequence GTGATTGAAATCCAGCTCCTCATACTACTTTCGGGGTTTGTTATTATTCTCTTTTACAACTATTCTGATGAATTCAGAACAAAACTCTCTGTAAGGCGGGTTTCAAGACGTGTGCATGAAATCGAGAAGAGAAAAATGGACGCCAGAAAAAGACGTCTTGTTGTTGCTGCTGAACTCGTGGTGTTCTTTGTGCTGATTTATTTCGGTCTGACAATGAAGGTTTTCTGGGCGGCGGTGATTTCAAACAGCATGTCTCCAACGTTTGAGAGGGGTGACATGGTTCTATTTCAGAGCATCTCCGTCCATCCCGAGCCAGGAGACATTGTAATGTTCGACAGGCCTGATGTCATGCTTCCGGTCACCCACAGGGTTTTGAAGGTTGAAGGAGACCTTGTTTACACTGGTGGTGATGCATCCGGACCGGACTCTTCACCCGTGCCTCTCAGCAAGATCAAAGCTGAGGCAGTCATGATTTTCGGCAAACCCGTCGTCGTTAAGGGTGTGGGAAATTACTTCATCCTCGATGCCAAGGAGATGAGGGACATTACTCCATTCGGACAGGAATACTACTTCTACAAGAAGCTTATTGATCTGTTCCGGACATACGCCATTGCCATAATTGTCATGGGGGTTGCAGGCTATCTGTATCTCACCTACAGGGATCTAATAGATTAA